The following coding sequences are from one Kogia breviceps isolate mKogBre1 chromosome X, mKogBre1 haplotype 1, whole genome shotgun sequence window:
- the PABPC5 gene encoding polyadenylate-binding protein 5, whose product MGSGEPNPAGKKKKYLKAALYVGDLDPDVTEDMLYKKFRPAGPLRFTRICRDPVTRSPLGYGYVNFRFPADAEWALNTMNFDLINGKPFRLMWSQPDDRLRKSGVGNIFIKNLDKSIDNRALFYLFSAFGSILSCKVVCDDNGSKGYAYVHFDSLAAANRAIWHMNGVRLNNRQVYVGRFKFPEERAAEVRTRDRATFTNVFIKNFGDDMDDDKLKELFSEYGPTESVKVIRDATGKSKGFGFVRYETHEAAQKAVLDLHGKSIDGKVLYVGRAQKKIERLAELRRRFERLRLKEKSRPPGVPIYIKNLDETIDDEKLKEEFSSFGSISRAKVMVEVGQGKGFGVVCFSSFEEATKAVDEMNGRIVGSKPLHVTLGQARRRW is encoded by the coding sequence ATGGGGAGTGGGGAGCCTAATCCTgctggcaagaaaaagaagtaccTCAAGGCTGCCCTGTATGTGGGTGACTTGGACCCAGATGTCACCGAGGACATGTTATATAAAAAGTTCAGGCCTGCTGGCCCTCTGCGCTTCACCCGAATCTGCCGTGACCCGGTGACCCGCAGCCCCCTGGGCTATGGCTATGTTAACTTCCGCTTTCCTGCGGATGCTGAGTGGGCCTTGAACACCATGAATTTTGATTTGATTAACGGCAAACCTTTCCGCCTAATGTGGTCTCAGCCAGATGACCGCTTAAGAAAGTCTGGAGTTGGAAATATATTCATCAAAAACCTGGACAAATCCATAGACAATAGGGCccttttttatctgttttctgcTTTTGGGAGCATTCTCTCCTGCAAAGTCGTATGCGATGACAACGGCTCTAAGGGTTATGCCTATGTGCACTTTGACAGCCTGGCCGCTGCCAATAGGGCTATCTGGCACATGAATGGAGTGCGGCTCAACAACCGCCAGGTGTACGTTGGCCGATTCAAATTCCCGGAAGAGCGGGCAGCTGAAGTTAGAACTAGGGATAGAGCGACTTTCAccaatgttttcattaaaaactttGGAGATGACATGGATGACGACAAACTGAAGGAACTTTTCAGTGAGTACGGGCCAACTGAGAGTGTTAAGGTAATAAGAGATGCCACTGGGAAATCGAAAGGCTTTGGATTTGTGAGATACGAGACACACGAGGCTGCCCAAAAGGCTGTGTTAGACCTGCATGGAAAGTCCATCGATGGGAAAGTCCTCTATGTAGGGCGAGCACAGAAGAAAATTGAACGCCTGGCTGAGTTAAGGCGAAGATTTGAGCGgctgagattaaaagaaaaaagtcggCCTCCAGGGGTGCCTATCTATATTAAGAACCTAGACGAGACCATcgatgatgaaaaactgaaggaggaattttcttcctttggatCAATTAGCCGGGCCAAAGTGATGGTGGAAGTGGGGCAAGGCAAAGGGTTTGGTGTCGTCTGCTTCTCCTCTTTTGAAGAAGCTACCAAAGCAGTAGATGAGATGAATGGTCGCATAGTGGGCTCCAAGCCTCTGCATGTCACACTGGGCCAGGCCAGGCGCAGGTGGTGA